The Pseudomonas rhizosphaerae genomic sequence CCTGACCCACTGGAGTGCCGACCAGGCCATGGGGCTGCCCCTGGCGGCGTTGTTCAATCTGCTCGACGAGAACGCGGAGAAAGACAGCTTCACCCTCATCGACCACATCGTCAGTGGCGACCTGCGTGGCGGCAGCGAACACGCGAAATTGATCCAGCGCCTGGACGGCAGCACGGTCTCGGTGACGCTGGTGGGTGCCCCCATCCAGACCGACCAGCACATCAGCGGAACCGTGCTGGTGCTGCACGACATGACCCAGGAACGCCAGTACATCGCCAACCTGTCGTGGCAGGCGACCCATGACGCGCTGACCGGCCTGGCCAACCGCCGCGAGTTCGAGTTCCGCCTCGAACAGGCACTTACGGCGTTGCAGCGCTACCCAGGCTGCCACTCGCTGATGTTCCTGGACCTGGACCAGTTCAAACTGGTCAACGACACCTGTGGCCATGCCGCCGGCGACGAGCTGCTTCGTCACATCTGTGCGGTGTTGCAATCCGGGCTGCGTGAGGGCGATACCCTGGCGCGCCTGGGTGGCGACGAATTCGGCATCCTCATCGAGAACTGCTCGACGACCGAGTCGGAAAAACTTGCCGAAACCCTGCGCCAGACCGTACAGAACCTGCATTTCGTGTGGAAGGGGCGCCCCTTCGTGACCACCGTGAGCGTCGGCATGGTTCACCTGACCCAGGCCCCGATCACCCTCGAAGCCTCGATGCGTGCCGCCGACATGGCCTGCTACCTGGCCAAGGAACGCGGCCGCAACCGAGTTCAGGTCTACCACACGGCTGATAGCGAGCTGACCGTGCGGGTCGACGAAATGGCGTGGGTTCAGCGCCTGCACATGGCCTTGGAAGAGAACCGGTTCTGCCTGTACGCTCAGGAAATTGCCGCGCTGAGCATCCAGGACGGTCCTCCCGGTGGGCATATCGAGATTCTCCTGCGCCTGAGCGATGAAACCGGGCGCATCATCATGCCCGAGGTGTTCATCCCAGCCGCCGAGCGCTATGGCCTGATGACCGCCCTGGACCGCTGGGTCGTGCAGAATGTGTTCAAGGTGGTGCGCCAGACCCTTGACCAACCCGACCAGGGGCCCTTGGCGGTGTGCGCCATCAACCTGTCGGGGATCAGCATCGGTGATGAGGAGTTCCTTGAGTTCCTCCGCGAGCAATTTAGCCTCTATGCAATTCCGGCAGAACTGATATGTTTCGAGATCACCGAGACCAGCGCGATTGCAAATCTGGGCAGCGCTATCCGCTTTATCAATGAATTGAAGGGCTTAGGGTGTCACTTTGCCCTCGACGACTTCTGTGCCGGTATGTCTTCTTTTGCCTATTTGAAACATTTACCCGTCGATTATTTGAAAATCGATGGCAGCTTCGTTAAAGATATGTTGGACGACCCGATCAATCGGGCGATGGTGGAAGTGATCAACCATATTGGCCATGTCATGGGCAAGCGCACCATTGCCGAGTTTGTCGAGACGCCTTTGATAGAACAGGCCTTGCTGGAAATTGGTGTCGACTACGCACAAGGCTATTTGATCGAGCGACCGCAGGTGTTCACCTGTGACAGTCTGCGCCGGCACCTGGGCAGGCTGCGGCCATTGCGATTTGGCGTTCCCGACACTTTCCGATAAGGGCAATTTGCCGCTGTTCTTCACTTAATTAAATGGAGGTTTGCCAGTGAACGATCCTTTTATTCGACTGGGTCCGCTGATGGACGCAAAGAGTTATCCCGAGTGGGCGCAGAAACTCATCGAAGACTGCGCGCCTAACAAGCGGCGGGTCGTCGAGCATGAGGTCTATGCACGAATGCGCGACAATCAGCTGAGCTCGCGCACCATGCGCCACTACCTGATCGGCGGCTGGCCGGTGGTGGAGCAGTTCTCGCTGTACATGGCGCAGAACCTGACCAAGACGCGCTTTGCCCGGCATCCGGGCGAGGACATGGCGCGGCGCTGGCTGATGCGCAATATCCGCGTCGAGCTCAACCATGCCGATTACTGGGTGCACTGGAGCCAGGCGCATGGCGTCAGCCTTCAGGACCTCATCGCCCAAGACGTGCCGGCCGAGCTGCATGCGCTCAGCCATTGGTGCTGGCAGAGCTGTGCCACCGACTCGCTGGCGGTCGCCATGGCGGCCACCAACTATGCCATCGAGGGTGCAACCGGCGAGTGGTCGGCAGTCGTGTGCGCTGACGACACCTACGCCCAGGCATTCCCCGAGCAGAACCGCAAGCGCGCCATGCGCTGGTTGAGCCTGCACGCCCAGTACGACGATGAGCATCCATGGGAAGCCCTGGAAATCATCTGCACGCTGATCGGCAACCACGCTACCGAAGCGCAGCAGACCGAGCTGCGCAACGCCATCTGCAAAAGCTACGACTTCATGTTCCTGTTTCTCGAGCGTTGCATGGCGCTCGAGCAGCAGCGCACCACGACCCTGGACAACAGGGTCGTGGCGTGAAGCCGGTTAGTGGTTGGCAACACAGTGCTGCTCTGACGCAGCACTAGCAGGATCGCCTCAGGCGGCACCAATGTTGCGCGACAGGCTGGCTGGCCGGTCGTCACAACGGTTGGCGCCCGCCCTGAGGACACCTTTCACTGGGCGTCGAACGCCTGGCCGTTGATCCCGGCACTGTCGGGTCCCATCAGATACAAGTACACCGGCATGATGTGCTCGGGCAGCGGGTTGCGGCTCGGTTCCTCGGCCGGGTACGCCTGCGCGCGCATGGCGGTACGCGTCGCGCCAGGGTTGATGCTGTTGGAGCGCGCGGCGCTGACGCCTTCCAGCTCGTCCGCCAGGGTCTGCATCAAGCCCTCGGTGGCGAACTTCGATACGCCATAGGCACCCCAGTGCGCACGGCCCTTGCGACCGACGCTGCTGGAGGTGAACACCACCGAGCCATCCGCCGCTTGCTTGAGCAAGGGCAGCAGGGCACGAGTCAGCATGAAAGTGGCATTCACATTGACCTGCATCACCTGGACGAATTCGTCGTCGGGCAGCACGTCGAGCGGCGTCCGCGGGCCAATGATCGAAGCGTTGTGCAGCAGGCCGTCGAGACGGCCGAACGTGGTCTCGATCATCTGCGCCAGCTGCGCATACTGCTCGGTGTGCGCGCTTTGCAGGTCGAATGCGATGACCACCGGCTGGGCATGCCCGGCTGCTTCGATTTCGTCATAGACAGCCGTGAGGTTGGATTCGGTCTTGCCCAGCAGCAACACGGTGGCACCATGGGCTGCGTAGGTTTTCGCGGCGGCGGCGCCGATGCCGCGGCCGGCACCGGTGACCAGGATGACGCGCCCGGCCAGCAGGTCGGGGCGGGCTGAGTAATCGAACATGGGATCTCCCGGATAATGAGTTGGCTCAGCAGCTGCAGAGGGCTTGATCCAGCACGCGGCGCAGATCCGACGGGTGATCCACCACCACATCGGCGCCCCAGTGATCGGGATTGTCGTCGGGGTGGATGTAGCCGTAGCGCACCGCAGCGGTCTTGGTCCCGGCGTCGCGGCCCGACGCGATGTCGCGCAGGTCGTCGCCGACGAACAGCACGCTGGCCGGGTCCAGGCCAAGCGTGCTGCAGGCCAGGCGCAGCGGTTCGGGGTCCGGCTTGC encodes the following:
- a CDS encoding EAL domain-containing protein, whose amino-acid sequence is MKHTQTLDTPRLLGIVWPFIAVVGLMAMLGCISLYALSAVRSYVAGESFWSKGQKDAIYYLNLYADSRDEEVFQKYLRAIAIPQGGHQLRLALDRPEPDLAAARAGILKGNNHPDDMQNIVWLYRHFSDVSYMSRAIALWKTGDTYLVQLDELAQRMHAAQQAGTATEADMARWKHQIMLINDAVTPAAMAFSAALGEGSRAVQYLLVVSNLLVALLLIVLALWRTRKLLNQRHAFAYALQLEKDRAQVTLASIGDGVITTDVEGAILYMNPAAERLTHWSADQAMGLPLAALFNLLDENAEKDSFTLIDHIVSGDLRGGSEHAKLIQRLDGSTVSVTLVGAPIQTDQHISGTVLVLHDMTQERQYIANLSWQATHDALTGLANRREFEFRLEQALTALQRYPGCHSLMFLDLDQFKLVNDTCGHAAGDELLRHICAVLQSGLREGDTLARLGGDEFGILIENCSTTESEKLAETLRQTVQNLHFVWKGRPFVTTVSVGMVHLTQAPITLEASMRAADMACYLAKERGRNRVQVYHTADSELTVRVDEMAWVQRLHMALEENRFCLYAQEIAALSIQDGPPGGHIEILLRLSDETGRIIMPEVFIPAAERYGLMTALDRWVVQNVFKVVRQTLDQPDQGPLAVCAINLSGISIGDEEFLEFLREQFSLYAIPAELICFEITETSAIANLGSAIRFINELKGLGCHFALDDFCAGMSSFAYLKHLPVDYLKIDGSFVKDMLDDPINRAMVEVINHIGHVMGKRTIAEFVETPLIEQALLEIGVDYAQGYLIERPQVFTCDSLRRHLGRLRPLRFGVPDTFR
- a CDS encoding YciK family oxidoreductase encodes the protein MFDYSARPDLLAGRVILVTGAGRGIGAAAAKTYAAHGATVLLLGKTESNLTAVYDEIEAAGHAQPVVIAFDLQSAHTEQYAQLAQMIETTFGRLDGLLHNASIIGPRTPLDVLPDDEFVQVMQVNVNATFMLTRALLPLLKQAADGSVVFTSSSVGRKGRAHWGAYGVSKFATEGLMQTLADELEGVSAARSNSINPGATRTAMRAQAYPAEEPSRNPLPEHIMPVYLYLMGPDSAGINGQAFDAQ
- a CDS encoding TenA family transcriptional regulator; translation: MNDPFIRLGPLMDAKSYPEWAQKLIEDCAPNKRRVVEHEVYARMRDNQLSSRTMRHYLIGGWPVVEQFSLYMAQNLTKTRFARHPGEDMARRWLMRNIRVELNHADYWVHWSQAHGVSLQDLIAQDVPAELHALSHWCWQSCATDSLAVAMAATNYAIEGATGEWSAVVCADDTYAQAFPEQNRKRAMRWLSLHAQYDDEHPWEALEIICTLIGNHATEAQQTELRNAICKSYDFMFLFLERCMALEQQRTTTLDNRVVA